From the Solibacillus sp. FSL R5-0449 genome, one window contains:
- a CDS encoding Ger(x)C family spore germination protein has translation MKKYLLFPLLLLLTGCWDTNQAERMYYIHGLGIDYKDEQYEIYAQIVAFTNIAKSEQPNPDATQAEVGVARGRTFDEAFFNLYQTMDERVFLGHLKYVIFSENIAKENKVEPIVNSFIRYRELRYTTLAYMTNSPLDKVLLITPIINKSITLSKLSDPLSSYNQSSRIRPIQFRELMIELNEPSYEAKIPLVDLSENWSKEDGPDPVYTFKGISILHRDTGFKGNLLGDDLNGVQWMIDQTKRSDVTVKNEESEEHYTTTTVDEVHTEIIPVVNENKIQFDINVKLVVQTNEILNQQKMDSLKKEIEQQVKKEIEQTYKASLEFDTDIYRLSEVLYRKNVKAWKEYEKGGKIPLDESTIRKLDVELVKVKGERITSD, from the coding sequence ATGAAAAAATACCTCTTATTTCCTTTGTTGTTGCTACTTACAGGATGCTGGGATACGAATCAAGCTGAACGTATGTACTATATTCACGGGCTAGGAATTGATTATAAAGATGAACAATATGAAATTTATGCACAAATCGTTGCCTTTACCAATATTGCCAAAAGCGAACAGCCAAATCCAGATGCAACACAGGCTGAAGTCGGGGTTGCTAGAGGGCGGACATTTGATGAAGCATTTTTTAATTTATATCAAACGATGGATGAGCGTGTTTTTTTAGGGCATCTAAAATATGTTATTTTTTCTGAAAATATTGCAAAGGAAAACAAAGTTGAACCAATCGTAAATTCATTTATTCGTTATCGGGAATTAAGGTATACAACTTTGGCTTATATGACGAATTCGCCCCTTGATAAAGTTTTGCTCATCACACCGATTATTAATAAATCTATTACACTTTCCAAGCTTTCAGATCCGTTAAGTTCCTATAACCAATCATCACGAATACGTCCAATTCAATTTCGTGAGCTCATGATCGAATTAAATGAGCCTAGTTATGAAGCAAAAATACCTTTGGTGGATCTTAGTGAAAACTGGTCGAAGGAAGATGGACCAGATCCGGTTTACACTTTTAAAGGCATCAGTATTCTGCATAGGGATACTGGCTTTAAGGGAAATTTATTAGGAGATGATCTGAACGGTGTGCAGTGGATGATTGACCAAACAAAGCGCTCAGATGTTACGGTTAAAAATGAGGAATCTGAAGAACATTATACAACGACAACCGTTGACGAGGTGCATACAGAAATTATCCCTGTTGTAAACGAAAATAAAATACAATTTGATATTAATGTTAAACTGGTCGTTCAAACAAATGAAATACTTAATCAGCAGAAAATGGATTCACTGAAAAAAGAGATTGAACAACAAGTAAAGAAAGAAATTGAACAAACATATAAAGCTTCATTAGAATTCGACACGGATATATACCGGTTATCGGAAGTACTGTACCGTAAAAATGTGAAGGCTTGGAAAGAATACGAGAAAGGTGGGAAAATCCCACTCGATGAATCAACAATCCGTAAATTGGATGTGGAGCTTGTAAAAGTTAAAGGTGAACGTATAACTTCAGATTAA
- a CDS encoding MFS transporter, protein MTSDQRKKLALLMLNMFIAVGSFGIIIPIIPAYLKEIGQGGTAAGLIIAIFAFAQFLVSPIGGKWTDKYGRRPLINIGLLTLAISMFLFYFADSIWLLYLSRAIGGIGCAFLIPAIFAYVADITTMEQRAKGNSFISASMSLGIVIGPGIGGFLADFGLKTPLLVSAVVGLVAFVVSYFTLAESQEEKVEIPQGENTSMVKDIILSVKKPFFIPLIITLIMSFGLMSYETVLGLYVDDKFGATPQEIAFMVTSTGLVGVIMQLFVVDRLVKAIGEVNVLKLFLIVTASGFFLSIIAGSYTMFFAISLLIFLATSILRPVLTTLISKMAGNEQGFAMGMNNAYMSIGNIMGPLLAGALYDIDILYPFIAGLIILIFTILLTFMWKGIKIQKTALKGGH, encoded by the coding sequence ATGACTTCAGATCAACGAAAAAAACTTGCTTTACTTATGCTTAACATGTTCATTGCAGTTGGGAGTTTCGGGATTATCATTCCAATTATCCCTGCCTATTTAAAAGAAATTGGGCAAGGCGGAACAGCTGCAGGATTAATCATTGCGATTTTTGCATTCGCACAATTTTTAGTATCACCTATCGGGGGGAAATGGACGGATAAGTATGGTCGTCGCCCGCTCATTAATATCGGACTACTTACGCTAGCTATTTCGATGTTTCTTTTCTACTTTGCTGATTCAATATGGCTGCTTTACTTATCACGTGCTATCGGCGGAATCGGCTGTGCATTCTTGATTCCTGCGATTTTCGCATATGTAGCAGATATTACAACAATGGAACAGCGTGCAAAAGGAAATAGTTTTATTTCAGCCTCGATGTCACTTGGTATTGTAATCGGACCAGGTATTGGAGGTTTTTTAGCGGATTTCGGACTTAAAACACCGCTACTTGTTTCGGCGGTAGTCGGACTTGTTGCGTTTGTCGTTTCTTACTTTACATTGGCGGAGAGCCAGGAAGAGAAAGTCGAAATTCCACAAGGCGAAAATACATCAATGGTAAAGGATATTATTTTATCCGTTAAAAAGCCGTTCTTTATTCCACTCATCATTACACTGATCATGAGCTTCGGTTTAATGTCTTATGAAACGGTTCTAGGGCTTTATGTAGATGATAAATTTGGCGCAACACCACAGGAAATTGCCTTCATGGTAACATCAACAGGATTAGTCGGTGTGATTATGCAGTTATTTGTAGTGGATCGCCTTGTAAAAGCAATCGGTGAAGTAAATGTATTAAAATTATTTTTAATCGTTACCGCTTCGGGCTTCTTCCTGTCGATTATCGCAGGAAGCTACACAATGTTCTTTGCGATTTCATTATTAATATTCCTAGCGACATCCATTTTACGTCCTGTCTTGACGACATTAATTTCAAAAATGGCGGGTAATGAGCAAGGATTTGCAATGGGTATGAACAATGCCTATATGAGCATCGGCAATATTATGGGCCCTCTTCTTGCAGGCGCATTATATGACATCGATATCCTATACCCGTTTATCGCAGGTTTAATCATATTAATTTTCACTATTCTCCTTACTTTTATGTGGAAAGGTATTAAAATACAAAAAACAGCACTAAAAGGAGGCCATTAA
- a CDS encoding NAD(P)-binding oxidoreductase — MKIIVFGATGGVGQHFVEMAVAAGHTVTAFVRTPEKLKTKNVTIIQGDAFNADQVADAVFGHDAVISCLGSSTGVKKSNELETMGKNIADGMEKAGVKRLVYCASAGVDGEIPGVMGKLMMKMLANPLADHRAALNYYKTKDITYTIARPMGLKDEPLKTDYKEAVDTVPKGSSSIPRASVAHFMVKALDDAQYENKSVGLCS, encoded by the coding sequence ATGAAAATTATTGTATTCGGGGCGACTGGTGGCGTTGGGCAGCATTTTGTTGAAATGGCTGTTGCAGCTGGTCATACAGTTACCGCATTTGTACGTACACCTGAAAAATTAAAAACAAAAAATGTAACGATTATTCAAGGCGATGCATTTAACGCGGACCAAGTAGCTGATGCGGTCTTCGGACATGATGCAGTCATTTCATGTTTAGGTTCTAGTACAGGGGTAAAAAAATCCAATGAACTTGAGACGATGGGTAAAAACATTGCAGACGGTATGGAAAAAGCAGGCGTAAAACGTCTAGTTTACTGTGCTTCAGCTGGTGTAGACGGAGAAATTCCAGGTGTGATGGGAAAATTGATGATGAAAATGCTCGCAAATCCATTAGCCGATCACCGTGCAGCGCTTAACTATTACAAAACAAAAGACATTACGTACACAATCGCACGTCCGATGGGCTTAAAAGATGAACCGTTAAAAACCGATTATAAAGAAGCAGTCGATACGGTTCCGAAAGGTTCAAGCTCGATTCCAAGAGCCAGCGTAGCTCACTTTATGGTGAAAGCATTGGATGATGCCCAATACGAAAACAAATCAGTTGGTTTATGCAGCTAA
- a CDS encoding 5'-3' exonuclease, with translation MTKPHLLIIDGMALLFRSFFASAAMNQFIRLDDGTPSNGVQGFVRHVLTAQNLMKPTHLAVCWDMGAHTFRNDLYEGYKANRPAPPEEMLPQFDMAKEVSAMIGWQNFGTAGLEADDLIGSMIEKWKDEAQITVISGDKDLLQLLNPSTTMAFTKKGYTEYDMYTEGRFIEEYGIAPKQFAEVKAFMGDASDGYPGVKGIGPKTALQLIQNHGSIDGVLAALPTLKPGQRIKISENEQMLRLSHQLATIDCSASIECDFEALRLTDYKPELFELIEQRGYRLIAKHARAIYR, from the coding sequence ATGACAAAACCACATTTACTAATTATTGACGGCATGGCGCTCTTGTTCCGTTCGTTCTTTGCCTCTGCCGCCATGAATCAATTTATACGACTTGATGATGGAACACCTTCCAACGGGGTACAGGGATTTGTCCGTCATGTTTTAACCGCCCAAAACTTAATGAAACCTACTCATTTAGCTGTATGCTGGGATATGGGTGCTCATACGTTCCGCAATGACCTGTATGAAGGGTATAAAGCAAATCGCCCTGCACCACCAGAAGAAATGTTGCCGCAGTTTGATATGGCAAAAGAAGTTTCGGCTATGATTGGGTGGCAAAATTTTGGTACAGCCGGCCTTGAAGCAGATGATTTAATTGGTTCCATGATTGAAAAGTGGAAAGATGAAGCACAGATTACTGTTATTAGTGGAGATAAAGATTTACTGCAATTATTAAACCCCTCCACTACAATGGCATTTACGAAAAAAGGGTACACCGAGTACGATATGTATACAGAAGGCCGTTTTATCGAGGAATATGGTATTGCACCGAAACAATTTGCAGAAGTAAAGGCTTTTATGGGAGATGCAAGTGACGGCTACCCAGGCGTTAAAGGTATCGGGCCAAAAACAGCACTTCAGCTTATTCAAAACCATGGTTCCATCGATGGCGTATTGGCTGCATTGCCGACTTTAAAGCCGGGGCAACGTATTAAAATAAGTGAGAATGAGCAGATGTTAAGGCTTTCTCATCAATTGGCAACAATTGATTGTTCAGCATCGATTGAATGTGATTTTGAAGCATTGCGTTTGACTGACTATAAGCCGGAATTGTTCGAACTGATTGAGCAAAGAGGCTATCGTCTAATTGCCAAGCATGCAAGGGCAATTTACAGATAA
- a CDS encoding spore germination protein has product MIEQTTLKEQFDNCADIRFQTFDFPASNVMLITCEAMTDNHLFNEVVVPRLKVACQQIDEFDEAILMQKLHLPQLQKIDDLQEAVTNVFSGFILIYIESLKILLCSNIENKPNRSPEETNLEVLIKGPRDNFIEDLGVNIALIRKRLPTNSLSVEKMTIGTRSKTKVAILYFNDIADLSILKQIKQQLSAIDTDVILSGELLLERFNKSSYLVPLNDTTGRPDFAMQSLTAGRYVILVDGVAYAIITPINILVLLKSGEDNDYPPIYSSLERLLRLVSILIALLLPAFWLALTTFHQEQLPIQLLATVVQANTGSPLPSALEMLGMLFMFELFREAGLRLPSILGGTISVVGGLIIGDAAIRAGITSPAMIVVIAISTIATFTLVNQSFVTTISMLRVVFIIITSIFGLFGFFLSIYICLVYIANIRVFGVPYLNVAANLSWNNLKMSFFRPPPTSNNKRPDLLNVKDKTKENNTK; this is encoded by the coding sequence ATGATTGAACAAACTACCTTAAAAGAGCAATTTGACAATTGTGCTGATATTCGCTTTCAGACATTCGACTTTCCTGCAAGTAATGTGATGCTCATAACTTGTGAGGCAATGACAGACAATCATTTATTCAATGAAGTAGTCGTACCGAGATTAAAGGTTGCATGCCAGCAAATAGATGAATTTGATGAAGCCATTTTAATGCAGAAGCTACATCTTCCGCAGCTACAGAAAATTGATGATTTACAAGAGGCCGTTACGAATGTATTTAGCGGGTTTATCCTTATTTATATTGAAAGTTTAAAGATTTTGTTATGTAGTAATATTGAAAACAAACCGAACCGAAGCCCGGAAGAGACTAATCTGGAAGTACTTATAAAGGGACCCCGGGATAATTTCATTGAAGATTTAGGTGTCAATATTGCACTTATTCGCAAACGACTGCCGACAAATTCATTATCCGTGGAGAAAATGACAATCGGAACGCGCTCCAAAACAAAGGTGGCGATTTTATATTTTAACGACATTGCAGATTTATCCATATTAAAACAAATTAAACAGCAGCTTTCAGCAATTGATACAGATGTCATTTTAAGTGGGGAATTATTGCTTGAACGTTTTAATAAGAGTTCATATCTTGTTCCGCTCAATGATACAACTGGCCGGCCCGACTTTGCAATGCAATCTCTTACAGCTGGCCGATATGTTATTTTGGTCGACGGGGTTGCATATGCAATTATCACACCGATCAATATTTTAGTATTACTCAAGTCCGGTGAGGATAATGATTATCCGCCTATCTACAGCTCATTGGAAAGGTTATTACGACTAGTGAGCATTTTAATCGCACTTTTGCTCCCTGCTTTTTGGCTTGCGTTAACAACCTTTCATCAAGAGCAGCTCCCCATTCAATTGCTTGCGACGGTTGTACAAGCAAACACCGGCTCACCGCTCCCTTCAGCTTTGGAAATGCTTGGTATGTTATTTATGTTTGAATTATTTCGAGAAGCTGGATTGCGTCTACCAAGTATATTAGGTGGAACGATTAGTGTTGTTGGAGGGTTAATTATTGGAGATGCAGCCATTCGGGCAGGGATTACGAGCCCGGCTATGATCGTGGTCATTGCGATTTCAACAATTGCCACTTTTACACTCGTCAATCAATCCTTCGTTACTACAATCAGTATGTTGCGTGTTGTATTTATAATTATTACATCGATATTTGGGCTGTTCGGATTTTTCCTCTCGATCTATATATGCCTTGTTTATATAGCAAATATTCGTGTTTTTGGTGTGCCTTATTTAAATGTTGCCGCTAATTTAAGCTGGAATAATTTAAAAATGTCCTTCTTCCGTCCACCACCAACTTCGAATAATAAACGTCCGGATCTATTGAATGTTAAAGATAAAACAAAGGAAAATAATACAAAATGA
- a CDS encoding C39 family peptidase, whose protein sequence is MRVLLNVNGRSQYSSDIRPEYQNSACGPTTAHVILNYLCEDETIRTKDVNELYQFLGGTKIGLFKWRMIRNLSRLLGDDWCIEECTLTQAIEQLRLGNPVAMKFDVYFTGQFLTNYNPLYKYHWVPLIGYEIKNNELYLTIHDNGGRNRESHIRTFKYDDNRKVLSFVKIEPKEH, encoded by the coding sequence ATGCGAGTATTATTAAATGTAAATGGCAGGTCACAATATAGTTCGGACATCCGGCCTGAATATCAAAACTCGGCATGCGGCCCTACGACTGCACACGTTATTTTGAATTACTTATGCGAAGATGAAACAATCCGCACAAAAGATGTAAATGAACTTTATCAATTTTTAGGCGGCACAAAAATCGGACTTTTTAAATGGCGGATGATCAGAAACTTGAGTCGATTACTCGGTGATGACTGGTGTATCGAGGAATGTACCTTAACTCAGGCGATTGAGCAATTACGCTTAGGTAATCCGGTTGCGATGAAGTTTGATGTCTATTTTACCGGACAATTTCTGACCAATTACAACCCTCTTTATAAATATCACTGGGTGCCTTTAATTGGCTACGAAATTAAAAATAACGAGCTTTATTTAACAATCCACGATAACGGCGGACGAAATCGGGAAAGTCATATCCGGACTTTTAAGTATGATGACAACCGCAAAGTATTAAGCTTTGTTAAAATCGAGCCGAAAGAGCATTAG
- a CDS encoding endospore germination permease, with protein MKSIGSISLLHIIFLTMTFIGLKNHVTIIPSLINGAGRDAWISVIVSTLLIIPWLLLPFFTLKKIKDESVREYLLKNHPRFGNILIYVTVFYLILMAVITMHETLQWVSTTFLLNTPVLLLFFFFTVVCFLLATSSILTITMVNVIVLFVVVVLGFFVAFVNIQVKDYSLLRPFLEHGVSPVFKSMLYPASGFVEIYLLLFIQHHFKTKLKYTHLLLMLFLLLGLTMGPLIGAIAEFGPVEAAKQLYPAYEEWRIASIGSYINHVDFFSIYQWLTGAFVRIGFILFIAIELLGITGQKKKIWEYIVPIFVFLSLPLFLLDDSIFSKWKGQYFLISTTIFFLILSIILFIIVNRNTKRKVENDD; from the coding sequence ATGAAATCAATTGGCTCAATCAGTCTTTTACATATTATTTTTTTGACAATGACATTTATCGGATTAAAGAACCACGTTACTATCATCCCTTCTTTAATTAATGGAGCAGGTAGAGATGCATGGATATCTGTTATTGTATCAACTCTGTTAATTATACCTTGGTTACTGCTTCCTTTTTTCACATTAAAGAAAATAAAGGATGAATCTGTTCGCGAATACTTACTAAAAAATCATCCTCGATTTGGTAATATACTCATTTATGTCACCGTCTTTTATTTAATTTTAATGGCTGTTATTACGATGCATGAAACATTACAGTGGGTATCTACAACTTTTTTACTCAATACACCGGTTTTGCTGCTGTTTTTCTTCTTTACAGTTGTTTGCTTTTTACTTGCCACTTCTTCCATATTAACGATAACAATGGTCAATGTTATTGTGTTATTCGTGGTCGTAGTTCTTGGTTTTTTTGTTGCCTTTGTGAACATTCAGGTAAAAGATTATTCATTGTTAAGACCCTTCCTTGAGCATGGGGTTTCACCTGTTTTTAAATCGATGTTATACCCTGCCTCAGGCTTTGTAGAAATCTATTTGTTGCTCTTCATTCAGCATCATTTTAAAACTAAACTGAAATATACCCACTTACTACTTATGCTATTTTTACTTCTTGGTTTAACAATGGGACCATTAATTGGGGCCATTGCGGAATTCGGACCGGTTGAAGCGGCCAAACAACTCTATCCGGCTTATGAAGAATGGCGTATTGCTTCAATTGGCAGCTACATTAACCATGTGGATTTCTTTTCTATTTACCAGTGGCTGACAGGGGCCTTTGTCCGAATCGGCTTTATATTGTTCATTGCGATCGAGCTGTTGGGGATTACAGGACAAAAGAAAAAAATATGGGAGTATATTGTGCCCATTTTTGTTTTTTTATCACTACCGCTTTTTTTACTCGATGACAGTATATTTAGTAAATGGAAGGGGCAGTATTTTTTAATAAGCACTACTATTTTCTTTTTAATACTATCAATTATTCTCTTTATAATTGTGAATCGAAATACAAAGCGAAAGGTGGAAAATGATGATTGA
- a CDS encoding sigma-70 family RNA polymerase sigma factor, with product MELEVFIRTHGEELLRLSYTYVKNKEMAEDIVQDVLLKAYEQRGQFRGDASYRTYLYRMTINRSYDYLRSWSYKNTILTNKIQEIFKGTKSAEQHVLERSENLLLGNAVLELPIKYREIIILYYYKELKIDEIAHLLSISDNTVKTRLRRGREKLKEQLKGGEWHDKFSSEASN from the coding sequence ATGGAGCTTGAAGTGTTTATAAGAACACATGGCGAAGAATTGCTTCGACTTTCCTATACATATGTGAAAAACAAAGAAATGGCAGAAGATATTGTACAGGACGTACTGTTAAAAGCTTATGAGCAGCGTGGGCAATTTCGTGGCGATGCGAGTTACCGAACGTATTTATACCGAATGACGATCAATCGTAGTTATGATTATTTACGCAGCTGGAGCTACAAAAATACCATTTTAACGAATAAAATTCAGGAAATTTTTAAAGGCACCAAATCTGCAGAACAGCATGTACTGGAACGGAGCGAAAATCTATTGCTTGGAAATGCAGTTCTTGAGCTGCCGATTAAATACCGTGAAATTATCATTCTTTATTATTATAAGGAACTGAAAATCGATGAAATCGCGCACTTACTATCAATTTCGGACAATACCGTGAAAACTAGGCTGAGGCGTGGACGCGAGAAATTAAAAGAACAATTAAAAGGTGGTGAATGGCATGACAAATTCTCAAGTGAAGCAAGCAATTGA
- a CDS encoding thioredoxin family protein, with protein sequence MQEITTIEQFTELTSNEKPVIVKFFAGWCPDCTRMDMFIDPIIEEYNQYDWYSINRDNFPDLAEKYQVMGIPSLLIFKNGEKLAHLHSANAKSPAQVEEFLNAQA encoded by the coding sequence ATGCAAGAAATTACAACAATTGAACAATTCACAGAACTAACAAGCAATGAAAAACCAGTAATCGTAAAATTCTTCGCTGGCTGGTGCCCGGACTGCACACGTATGGATATGTTTATCGATCCAATTATTGAAGAGTACAATCAATATGACTGGTACTCAATCAACCGTGATAACTTCCCGGATTTAGCGGAAAAATATCAAGTAATGGGGATTCCATCATTACTAATCTTCAAAAATGGTGAGAAATTAGCACACTTACATAGTGCTAATGCAAAATCACCTGCACAAGTAGAAGAATTCTTAAACGCACAAGCATAA
- a CDS encoding 3-hydroxyacyl-CoA dehydrogenase/enoyl-CoA hydratase family protein, whose amino-acid sequence MSYKIEKVAVLGSGVMGSGIAAHLANIGIPTLLLDIAPSELTKEEEAKGLTLDSKPVKNRFAVSAMQKLIKQKPAPLSSKKNLALITPGNFDDDLEKLKDVDWIIEVIVERLDIKKGLFEKIDAVRKPGTIISSNTSGVSINAMAEGRSEDFQAHFLGTHFFNPPRYLKLLEIIPANTTKPEVVSFMQTFGEDVLGKGVVIAKDTPNFIANRIGTYGLIVTMNEMIARNYTVGEVDSVTGPLIGRPKSATFRTLDVVGLDTFAHVATNVYDQTTGEEQAVFEESPILKKMISNGWIGAKSGQGFFKKVGKEILQLNLSTFEYEPTTKLVAPSLEMAKQAKGPGGKLKVLIYANDRVGELLWNSFAPTLIYSGKLIGEIADDIVAIDNAMKWGFGWAQGPFEMWDAIGVEKSVAKMKEEGREIPEFVTGLLEKGLKTFYSEIDGDLAYYNGSEYVKVPVNEKAIDLRRYKKKHGVIKSNSGASLIDLGDGIALLEFHSKSNAIGLDIVQMINYAIDEVEKNFKGLVIGNQGKNFCVGANLAMILMEAQDDNIFELDFVIKSFQQAMRRIKYSTKPVVAAPFQMALGGGAEVCLPAAHIQASAETYMGLVEVGVGLIPGGGGNLGLYQKFIKGLPNGVDVDYQQIANKVFETIAMAKVSTSGEEARENNFLDFADGISVNPDHLIYDAKQAALALAEAGYTPPVKKPVKVVGAPGYATLLLGAQGMFDSGYITEHDLKIAKKLAYVIAGGKVPYGTEVSEEYLLNLEKQAFLELVADQKSQMRMQHMLVKGKPLRN is encoded by the coding sequence GTGTCTTACAAAATTGAAAAAGTAGCGGTTTTAGGTTCAGGGGTAATGGGTTCAGGGATTGCAGCACATTTGGCGAATATCGGGATTCCTACATTGTTATTGGATATCGCTCCTAGCGAACTGACAAAGGAAGAAGAAGCTAAGGGGTTAACACTTGATTCAAAACCTGTGAAAAATCGATTTGCAGTTTCAGCAATGCAAAAATTAATAAAGCAAAAACCAGCACCACTTTCATCGAAAAAAAATCTAGCATTAATTACACCAGGTAACTTTGACGATGATTTAGAAAAATTGAAAGATGTTGACTGGATTATTGAAGTAATTGTAGAAAGATTAGATATTAAAAAAGGCTTATTTGAAAAGATTGATGCGGTACGTAAACCAGGCACAATCATTTCATCAAATACATCAGGGGTGAGTATTAACGCAATGGCAGAAGGGCGTTCAGAAGATTTCCAGGCTCATTTCCTTGGAACACATTTCTTCAACCCGCCACGCTATTTAAAATTACTTGAGATCATTCCGGCTAACACGACAAAACCGGAAGTTGTAAGTTTCATGCAAACATTCGGCGAGGATGTATTAGGTAAAGGTGTTGTTATCGCAAAAGACACACCGAACTTTATCGCGAACCGAATCGGAACATACGGCTTGATCGTAACAATGAACGAAATGATTGCACGTAACTATACAGTAGGTGAAGTAGATTCAGTAACAGGTCCACTAATCGGCCGTCCGAAATCTGCAACATTCCGTACATTGGACGTTGTTGGTCTTGATACTTTTGCACATGTTGCAACAAATGTATATGACCAGACAACAGGTGAAGAACAGGCAGTATTTGAAGAATCGCCTATTTTAAAGAAAATGATCTCAAATGGCTGGATCGGTGCAAAATCGGGCCAAGGTTTCTTCAAAAAAGTAGGAAAAGAAATTCTGCAATTGAATTTATCGACATTTGAATATGAACCGACTACTAAACTAGTTGCTCCGTCACTAGAAATGGCAAAACAAGCGAAAGGTCCAGGAGGTAAATTAAAAGTTTTAATTTATGCTAATGACCGCGTAGGGGAACTATTATGGAATTCATTCGCACCGACATTAATTTACTCTGGAAAATTAATAGGTGAAATTGCAGACGATATCGTTGCAATCGACAATGCGATGAAATGGGGCTTCGGCTGGGCTCAAGGTCCATTCGAAATGTGGGATGCAATCGGCGTAGAAAAATCAGTCGCTAAAATGAAAGAAGAAGGCCGTGAAATTCCCGAATTCGTTACTGGCTTATTAGAAAAGGGTCTGAAAACATTCTATTCGGAAATCGATGGCGATCTAGCTTACTACAACGGTTCAGAATACGTAAAAGTACCGGTGAACGAAAAAGCGATCGACTTAAGACGCTACAAGAAGAAACACGGTGTGATCAAATCAAATTCAGGTGCAAGCCTAATCGATTTAGGTGACGGAATCGCATTACTTGAATTCCACTCGAAATCAAATGCAATCGGTTTAGACATTGTTCAAATGATCAACTATGCGATTGATGAAGTGGAGAAAAACTTTAAAGGTCTCGTAATCGGGAACCAAGGCAAAAACTTCTGTGTCGGTGCAAACCTTGCCATGATTTTGATGGAAGCACAAGATGATAACATTTTCGAACTGGACTTTGTTATTAAGTCATTCCAGCAGGCAATGCGCCGTATTAAATATTCAACAAAACCGGTTGTTGCGGCACCATTCCAAATGGCGTTAGGCGGTGGAGCGGAAGTATGTTTACCGGCTGCACATATTCAAGCATCGGCTGAAACATATATGGGTCTTGTAGAAGTAGGTGTCGGCTTAATCCCAGGAGGCGGCGGTAACTTAGGTCTTTACCAAAAGTTCATCAAAGGCTTGCCAAATGGCGTAGATGTAGACTACCAGCAAATCGCGAACAAAGTATTCGAAACAATTGCAATGGCAAAAGTTTCGACTTCAGGTGAAGAAGCGCGTGAAAATAACTTCCTGGACTTTGCAGACGGTATTTCAGTAAATCCGGATCACTTAATCTATGATGCAAAACAAGCAGCACTTGCACTTGCAGAAGCAGGCTATACACCACCAGTGAAAAAGCCGGTGAAAGTAGTAGGCGCACCAGGTTATGCAACATTATTGTTAGGTGCTCAAGGAATGTTCGATTCAGGTTATATTACAGAGCATGATTTGAAAATCGCGAAGAAACTTGCATATGTAATCGCGGGCGGTAAAGTACCATACGGAACAGAAGTTTCTGAAGAGTACTTATTAAACCTGGAAAAACAAGCATTCTTAGAACTGGTTGCAGACCAAAAATCACAAATGCGTATGCAGCACATGCTTGTAAAAGGAAAGCCATTACGTAACTAA